Proteins found in one Scardovia inopinata JCM 12537 genomic segment:
- a CDS encoding (S)-acetoin forming diacetyl reductase has product MTKKVAMVTGGAQGIGEAIVRRLSQDGFAVAIADLNEEGAQKLADELNAQGGQTIAVKLDVSDQAAVDAAVDEAAAKLGDFNVIVNNAGLAPTTPVGTVTPELFDKVMHVNVAGTMWGVQAAVRKFRQLGHGGKIISATSQAGVVGNPNLMLYCSTKFAIRGITQVVARELASEGITANAYAPGIVKTPMMMDIAHQVAVNAGKDDDWGMGTFSKDIALGRLSEPSDVANAVSFLAGPDSDYITGHTLEVDGGMQFH; this is encoded by the coding sequence ATGACTAAAAAAGTAGCCATGGTGACCGGCGGAGCTCAGGGGATTGGCGAGGCTATTGTCCGCCGTTTGTCTCAGGACGGATTCGCCGTTGCTATTGCTGATCTCAACGAGGAGGGTGCCCAGAAGCTGGCTGATGAGCTGAATGCTCAGGGCGGGCAGACCATTGCTGTCAAGCTGGATGTGTCTGATCAGGCTGCTGTTGATGCTGCTGTGGATGAAGCTGCTGCTAAATTGGGCGATTTCAATGTTATCGTCAACAATGCAGGTCTTGCGCCAACTACTCCTGTGGGCACTGTTACTCCTGAACTTTTTGATAAGGTCATGCATGTGAATGTAGCTGGAACCATGTGGGGTGTGCAGGCAGCTGTCCGCAAGTTCCGACAGCTGGGCCACGGGGGCAAGATTATTTCTGCAACGTCTCAGGCTGGCGTCGTGGGCAATCCTAACCTCATGCTTTATTGCTCCACAAAATTTGCTATCCGCGGCATCACCCAGGTAGTGGCCCGTGAGCTCGCTTCCGAAGGAATTACTGCCAACGCTTATGCTCCTGGCATTGTGAAGACTCCTATGATGATGGATATTGCTCATCAGGTTGCTGTTAATGCCGGCAAGGATGATGATTGGGGTATGGGGACCTTCTCGAAAGATATTGCCCTGGGCCGTCTGTCGGAGCCTTCCGATGTGGCCAATGCTGTTTCCTTCCTGGCTGGTCCTGATTCCGATTACATTACCGGGCACACTCTTGAAGTTGACGGAGGCATGCAGTTCCACTGA
- the mgtA gene encoding magnesium-translocating P-type ATPase encodes MRKKNTSYSGQVDAKTRANTQLARQIAQESKEATLSRLKTRQQGLSSQEAEDARKIYGTNAIAHNRSNSRLKYLFDAFMTPFTMVLLFLAALSLLTNYIFVPAGQKDLSTVVIMLVMVLISGLTSFVQNVRTSNAVDKLLGMVSVTTSVTRDGKAQELPTQDVVVGDIINLNAGDMVPADLRLLTSRDLFCSSSSLNGESKPVEKVADSQPQNLGDYLDYPNVLYEGTTIVSGSGTGVVFATGNNTAFGRLAQCIADTSIKQTAFDKGIKDISRLLITMTLILAPVVFLINGLTKGDWLQALIFAIATAVGLTPEMLPVIVTSNLVKGSVEMSRGGTIVKKMNSIQNFGSADILCTDKTGTLTQDKVVLERHYNLELHENPKILELAYLNSFYQTGMEDLMDKAIVQAAGKELDLDSIQKEYVKIDEVPFDFERRRMSVVVQNRSGEHILVTKGAAEEMLAASSQEEINGKIQDLTDERRKKVLKDIDDMNEDGLRVLLIGYKRYNEPVGQSTAADEDELILAGYLAFLDPPKESTRETLQQLEKDGITVKILTGDNAAVTKAVGRQVGLTMSTVYEGSELEAASDEDFARMVEECDVFVKLSPELKTRIISTLKANGHTVAYMGDGINDAPAMKAADVSVSVDTAVDIAKESADIILLHKDLRILENGVRIGRKIFGNTMKYIKITLSSNFGNILSILVASSFLPFLPMLPLQLLVLDLLYGTSCLAIPFDSVDKDYLAIPRTWSTRKLPKFMFFFGPASSIFDIATFLLLYFWVCPALVGGSYPSLSASGQAAFIVLFHTGWFIESLWTQEMVIQALRDRRIPFIQQYATAPVLISTLGAAGLGTLFLYIGSVARVFQFTQMPASYLLLVTLLLICYIALTTLIKRMYLKHERFLI; translated from the coding sequence ATGAGGAAGAAAAATACTTCTTATTCAGGCCAGGTTGACGCCAAAACCAGGGCTAACACTCAGCTCGCTCGTCAGATAGCTCAGGAAAGCAAGGAAGCAACACTCAGCCGGCTCAAAACAAGACAACAGGGTTTGTCCAGTCAGGAAGCAGAAGATGCCCGTAAAATCTATGGGACCAATGCAATTGCTCATAATCGCAGTAATTCTCGGCTTAAGTATCTTTTCGATGCCTTTATGACTCCCTTCACTATGGTTCTTCTCTTCCTGGCAGCCCTGTCCCTGCTGACCAACTATATTTTTGTTCCTGCCGGGCAGAAAGACCTGAGTACTGTTGTCATTATGTTGGTTATGGTCCTGATTTCCGGTCTGACCAGTTTTGTCCAGAATGTGCGCACCAGCAATGCCGTCGATAAGCTCCTGGGCATGGTTTCAGTCACCACCAGCGTCACCCGCGACGGTAAAGCCCAGGAGCTGCCTACCCAGGATGTGGTGGTGGGCGATATCATCAATCTCAACGCAGGCGATATGGTTCCGGCAGATCTTAGGCTGCTCACCTCCAGGGATCTGTTCTGCTCATCCAGTTCCCTGAACGGGGAATCCAAACCGGTGGAAAAGGTTGCAGATTCTCAGCCGCAGAATCTGGGCGATTACCTGGATTATCCCAACGTCCTGTACGAAGGAACTACTATTGTCTCCGGCAGTGGAACAGGGGTGGTCTTTGCCACAGGCAACAATACTGCTTTTGGCCGTCTGGCTCAGTGTATTGCTGACACCAGCATCAAACAGACTGCCTTTGACAAGGGGATCAAAGACATATCCCGCCTGCTGATCACTATGACCCTGATTCTGGCTCCTGTCGTCTTCCTGATCAACGGATTGACCAAGGGCGACTGGCTTCAGGCCCTAATCTTCGCCATCGCTACAGCAGTCGGACTGACTCCAGAGATGCTGCCGGTAATTGTCACTTCTAACCTGGTCAAAGGATCAGTGGAAATGTCGCGGGGAGGAACCATTGTCAAGAAGATGAATTCCATCCAGAACTTTGGCAGTGCTGATATTCTCTGCACGGACAAAACTGGAACCCTGACCCAGGATAAGGTTGTTTTGGAACGGCATTATAACCTGGAGCTTCATGAAAACCCTAAAATTTTGGAACTGGCTTATCTGAACAGCTTTTATCAGACCGGGATGGAAGATTTGATGGATAAGGCCATTGTCCAGGCAGCTGGCAAGGAGCTGGACCTGGACAGCATTCAAAAGGAATACGTCAAGATTGATGAAGTTCCTTTTGATTTTGAGCGGCGGCGGATGAGCGTAGTTGTACAGAACCGCAGTGGAGAGCACATATTGGTTACCAAGGGTGCTGCCGAGGAAATGCTGGCCGCTTCCAGCCAGGAGGAAATTAATGGAAAAATTCAGGATCTAACTGACGAACGCCGTAAAAAGGTGCTGAAAGATATTGATGATATGAATGAGGATGGACTGAGAGTCCTTTTAATTGGCTATAAGAGGTATAATGAGCCTGTTGGTCAGTCGACAGCTGCCGATGAAGACGAACTGATCCTGGCTGGATATCTTGCTTTTTTGGACCCCCCAAAGGAGAGTACTCGCGAAACTTTGCAGCAGTTAGAGAAGGATGGCATCACTGTCAAAATTCTTACCGGCGATAATGCTGCTGTTACTAAGGCTGTTGGCCGCCAGGTAGGGCTGACAATGAGCACTGTTTATGAAGGTAGTGAGCTGGAGGCGGCCAGTGATGAGGATTTTGCCCGGATGGTGGAAGAGTGCGATGTTTTTGTCAAGCTCTCCCCGGAACTTAAAACCCGCATTATCAGTACTCTCAAGGCCAATGGGCACACGGTCGCTTATATGGGTGATGGGATCAACGATGCTCCAGCTATGAAAGCTGCTGACGTATCAGTTTCCGTGGATACTGCTGTTGATATTGCCAAGGAATCTGCTGATATTATCCTTCTGCACAAGGATTTGAGAATTTTGGAGAATGGAGTGAGAATAGGCCGTAAGATTTTTGGCAACACCATGAAATATATTAAGATCACCCTTAGTTCCAACTTTGGCAACATCTTGTCTATTTTGGTGGCATCCTCCTTCCTGCCCTTCCTGCCCATGCTGCCCCTACAGCTGCTGGTTCTGGACCTCCTGTATGGGACCAGCTGCCTGGCTATTCCCTTTGATTCTGTGGACAAGGATTATCTGGCCATTCCCCGCACCTGGTCCACCCGAAAGCTGCCTAAATTTATGTTCTTTTTTGGGCCGGCCTCGTCAATTTTTGACATTGCCACTTTTCTTCTCCTCTATTTTTGGGTATGCCCGGCTCTTGTGGGAGGGTCCTACCCGAGTCTTTCTGCGAGCGGACAGGCGGCCTTTATTGTTCTTTTCCACACAGGGTGGTTCATTGAATCACTCTGGACCCAGGAGATGGTCATTCAGGCTTTGCGGGACCGCCGGATCCCTTTCATTCAGCAGTACGCTACAGCTCCGGTTTTGATCTCTACCCTGGGGGCAGCTGGCCTGGGCACCCTCTTTCTCTACATTGGGTCAGTAGCCCGAGTTTTCCAATTTACCCAGATGCCTGCCTCTTATCTCCTTCTTGTCACTCTCCTTTTAATCTGTTACATAGCTCTGACCACCCTCATCAAGAGGATGTACTTGAAGCATGAGCGATTCTTAATTTAA
- a CDS encoding ABC transporter ATP-binding protein, giving the protein MKQGQMNTKLRSYMKTAEHLSPHVILLQAGSAILTAGSEAISATFIGKMVSVLSEANHHLVWWTLDIFLGLMLILGVCSSMVSSVAKMRTQQINLRAQTALSERMVMCEYKYTIDPKIRKLYSSAKAGLEFTGGLQGLIEQVFAHGVSLISTLVFSGSAAVFTLSRPSQSRGIGSLSSSPLYYSIIIVILIVPLISAWYFSKKGGEIKKEFFSANIKYNRKFDYYTSVLFRNEAAARVLRTYDEDDTMMLEAQKTLINGAKRNGNLQIKANFIVGLSGVIGSESIGILYVLVALKTFTGAISIGQVVSCVGYLELLITALMGMLSAWGSRQASLMAMDQYIEFMRMTAPETNLMHQRSQSSNDSREKKLHAFNVQLSAIPSVECRHITYRYPGAAQSSVKDVSFTLHPGERLAIVGENGSGKTTLVKLLIGLLSPKSGEILLDNTNAATIDKNQYFHYFAPVFQNFSLFGTSIKDNIIESQPWNEEKFHHALSAAGIKDQGDSMKLGADTPISKELDTHGVNLSGGERQKIAIARAIYKDSPIMILDEPTAALDPRSEAAVFTSFNTLIKNKSAIYISHRMSSTKFCDRILVMDHGSIAEVGTHGELMNRNGIYARLFKEQAVLYELDSMNKS; this is encoded by the coding sequence ATGAAGCAAGGGCAGATGAATACAAAGCTGCGTTCTTATATGAAGACTGCTGAGCATCTAAGTCCTCATGTTATTCTGCTCCAAGCTGGGAGTGCCATCCTGACGGCAGGTAGTGAAGCTATTTCGGCAACTTTTATAGGTAAGATGGTATCCGTACTATCAGAGGCCAACCATCATCTTGTTTGGTGGACTTTAGATATTTTCCTTGGGCTTATGCTAATTCTTGGGGTGTGCTCTTCCATGGTTAGTTCGGTAGCGAAGATGCGAACTCAACAAATTAATCTCAGGGCGCAAACGGCTCTCTCAGAACGGATGGTAATGTGTGAGTATAAATATACTATTGATCCTAAAATAAGAAAGCTATATAGTTCGGCTAAAGCCGGTCTGGAGTTTACAGGCGGCTTGCAAGGGCTAATCGAACAAGTTTTCGCACATGGAGTCTCTCTTATCTCTACTCTCGTCTTTTCAGGCAGTGCAGCAGTGTTCACTCTTTCTCGGCCAAGTCAGTCACGAGGAATCGGTAGCTTAAGCTCTAGTCCTCTGTATTATTCGATAATTATAGTAATACTGATTGTTCCTCTCATATCTGCCTGGTATTTTTCGAAAAAAGGTGGTGAGATCAAAAAAGAATTTTTCTCAGCAAATATCAAATATAATCGTAAATTTGATTATTATACCTCTGTATTGTTTAGAAATGAAGCGGCTGCCCGAGTTCTGAGAACTTATGATGAAGATGACACGATGATGCTGGAAGCTCAGAAAACTCTGATAAATGGAGCGAAGCGCAACGGGAATCTTCAAATAAAAGCAAACTTTATTGTAGGACTTTCTGGAGTGATAGGCAGCGAGAGTATTGGTATTCTTTATGTTTTAGTCGCGTTGAAGACATTTACAGGTGCAATCTCTATCGGGCAAGTTGTCTCTTGTGTGGGCTATTTGGAACTTTTAATTACAGCGCTCATGGGTATGCTGAGTGCGTGGGGGAGCAGGCAGGCATCGTTAATGGCGATGGATCAGTATATAGAATTTATGAGAATGACAGCTCCAGAGACAAATCTTATGCACCAGCGTTCTCAGTCTTCGAACGATTCTAGAGAGAAAAAACTGCATGCATTTAATGTGCAGCTGTCAGCTATTCCTTCTGTAGAGTGTCGACATATAACCTATAGGTATCCTGGCGCTGCTCAGTCTTCTGTTAAGGATGTCAGTTTTACCCTTCATCCTGGAGAGCGACTTGCTATTGTAGGGGAAAATGGTAGTGGAAAGACGACTTTAGTTAAACTGTTGATAGGGCTTCTTTCGCCAAAATCAGGAGAAATACTGCTGGATAACACAAACGCTGCAACTATAGACAAAAATCAATACTTTCATTACTTTGCTCCGGTTTTCCAAAATTTTTCACTTTTTGGAACCTCTATTAAAGATAATATTATTGAGTCGCAACCTTGGAATGAGGAAAAATTCCATCATGCTCTTTCGGCTGCAGGTATCAAAGACCAGGGAGATTCTATGAAACTTGGTGCTGATACTCCAATATCTAAAGAACTTGATACGCATGGTGTCAACCTCTCCGGTGGCGAAAGACAAAAAATTGCAATCGCCCGGGCAATTTATAAAGATTCCCCCATTATGATCTTGGATGAGCCTACTGCTGCCCTTGACCCCAGGTCTGAGGCAGCTGTTTTTACTTCTTTCAATACTTTAATCAAGAATAAATCAGCTATTTATATCTCGCATAGAATGAGTTCTACCAAGTTTTGCGATAGGATTCTGGTAATGGATCACGGGTCCATTGCTGAAGTTGGGACGCATGGTGAGCTAATGAATCGGAATGGCATCTATGCTCGACTTTTTAAAGAGCAGGCTGTACTCTATGAACTGGACTCTATGAATAAAAGCTAG